A segment of the Streptomyces sp. NBC_01235 genome:
CTGAGGCTCGGCGAGCCCGCCGACCTGCCGCCCGTAGTCCCGCTGCCGCCGGTGACCGACCCCGCGGTGCGGGAGAAGAACCTCGTCCCCTCCGCGCTGCCGGCCGGGCCCACCGATCCCGTGTTGCTCGACGAGGCACTCGACGAGCTGGAGCGCATGGTGGGCCTGGAGCCGGTTAAACGCCAGGTCAAAGCCCTGTCCGCACAGCTCAACATGGCCCGGCTGCGGACGGGGCAGGGTCTTCCGGTCCAGCCGCCGAAACGGCATTTCGTCTTCTCCGGGCCCTCCGGCACCGGCAAGACGACGGTGGCTCGCATCCTCGGCCGCGTCTTCTACGCCCTCGGTCTGCTGGGCGGCGACCATCTCGTGGAGGCCCAGCGGGCCGACCTGGTCGGCGAATACCTCGGCCAGACGGCCGTGAAGGCCAACGAGCTGATCGACTCCGCCCTCGGTGGCGTGCTCTTCGTCGACGAGGCGTACTCCCTCTCCAACTCCGGTTACGGCAAGGGCGACGCCTACGGCGACGAGGCGTTGCAGGTACTGCTGAAGCGGGCCGAGGACAACCGGGACCACCTGGTGGTGATCCTGGCCGGCTATCCGGAGGGCATGGACCGTCTGCTCGCCGCGAACCCCGGGCTGTCGTCCCGCTTCACGACCCGCGTCGACTTCCCCTCCTACCGGCCGCTCGAACTCACCTCGATCGGCGAGGTGCTGGCCGCGGAGAACGGTGACGTGTGGGACGAGGAGGCCCTGGACGAGCTGCGCTCGATCGCCGGGCACGTCGTCGACCAGGGGTGGATCGACGAGCTGGGCAACGGGCGGTTCCTGCGGACCCTGTACGAGAAGAGCTGCGCGTACCGCGACCTGCGGCTGTCGACCTACCCGGGCACGCTGACCCGGGACGACCTGTCGACACTGCGGCTGCCGGACCTGATGCAGGCGTACGGCGAGG
Coding sequences within it:
- a CDS encoding AAA family ATPase, with the protein product MDFGTQGPEAPADAADLAWLRGVDAYTMGAYPQAEEEFRTAVRIDPGMADGWLGLHALRVDTTTALLRMFRHRERFGEQRTRHRRTLNSWYWLGWWVQPVLESARDLLLAHASHWLDGRHVPELDRALAGLPPVDTDHQVRFLHACRAYLVKDWEQLVRHTDPLLDDTLLGIEAGLFGGMARVRLEMYGQAEPLLSAALMRCRSEQPQRKELRYWLARAHEGTGRSAAALPLYRAVHRVDAAFMDTSARLAAIAEGDGYDDTADLAAITLTGVGQDVVDGPDGFDPLFGTEGRDLRLGEPADLPPVVPLPPVTDPAVREKNLVPSALPAGPTDPVLLDEALDELERMVGLEPVKRQVKALSAQLNMARLRTGQGLPVQPPKRHFVFSGPSGTGKTTVARILGRVFYALGLLGGDHLVEAQRADLVGEYLGQTAVKANELIDSALGGVLFVDEAYSLSNSGYGKGDAYGDEALQVLLKRAEDNRDHLVVILAGYPEGMDRLLAANPGLSSRFTTRVDFPSYRPLELTSIGEVLAAENGDVWDEEALDELRSIAGHVVDQGWIDELGNGRFLRTLYEKSCAYRDLRLSTYPGTLTRDDLSTLRLPDLMQAYGEVLSGRGPQDPSAM